In Armatimonadota bacterium, the following proteins share a genomic window:
- the deoC gene encoding deoxyribose-phosphate aldolase — MDYTYRDIARMIDHSLLSPALTDEELERGCRIARDYGVASVCIKPYYLKRCAEILQGSDVLPSTTIGFPHGGHTTATKVAEAKQALDDGGIELDMVVNIGKVLSGDWAYVRDDIRAVVEITHERGGMVKVIFENCYLQDEHKIRLCEICAEVGADFVKTSTGFGSGGATIEDLKLMRKYSPPHVQVKAAGGIRTLDALLEVRAIGVTRVGATRTVEILEECKRRLGIV, encoded by the coding sequence ATGGACTACACCTACCGCGACATTGCCAGGATGATCGACCACTCGCTGTTGAGCCCTGCATTGACCGACGAGGAACTGGAGCGAGGCTGCCGCATCGCCCGCGATTACGGTGTGGCCAGTGTGTGCATCAAGCCCTACTACCTGAAGCGCTGCGCAGAAATCTTACAGGGCAGCGACGTGCTTCCCAGTACTACCATAGGCTTTCCGCACGGCGGACACACTACCGCCACCAAAGTCGCCGAGGCGAAGCAGGCGCTGGACGACGGTGGCATCGAACTGGATATGGTGGTGAACATCGGTAAGGTGCTCAGCGGGGACTGGGCTTACGTGCGCGATGACATCCGTGCGGTGGTAGAGATAACGCACGAGCGAGGCGGCATGGTGAAGGTCATCTTCGAGAACTGCTATCTGCAAGACGAGCACAAGATTCGGCTGTGCGAGATTTGCGCAGAGGTAGGCGCGGATTTCGTGAAGACCTCCACCGGCTTCGGCTCCGGCGGTGCCACTATAGAAGACCTGAAGCTCATGCGCAAGTACTCCCCACCCCACGTACAGGTGAAGGCAGCAGGAGGCATCCGCACGCTGGACGCCCTGCTGGAGGTACGCGCGATAGGCGTCACCCGGGTCGGCGCGACACGCACAGTGGAGATACTGGAGGAGTGCAAGAGGCGATTGGGCATCGTATAA
- the pyrB gene encoding aspartate carbamoyltransferase produces MFTDLITLRETEPEDIRLLLDTAQSFKEILDRSVKKVPTLRGRQVVTLFYEASTRTRVSFENAAKIMSADTTSVAAATSSVQKGESLLDTVRNLRAMRIDCLVMRHPQSGSAHLVAQALDIPVVNAGDGMHEHPTQALLDMLTIRQHKGKLEALTVAIVGDIMHSRVARSNLWGLTKMGAKVRFVGPATLLPRDVQRLPVEVYTDLRRGLEGADVVMALRLQQERMERGLLPSLREYSQRWGINARALEVTKPDCIVMHPGPMNRGVEIADDVADGGRSVILEQVTNGVAVRMAVLYHLLGGEAAA; encoded by the coding sequence ATGTTCACGGACCTGATTACCCTGCGTGAAACGGAGCCCGAAGACATCCGCCTGTTGCTGGACACGGCGCAGTCCTTCAAAGAGATTTTAGACCGTTCCGTGAAGAAGGTGCCCACCCTGCGGGGCAGGCAGGTGGTCACTCTCTTTTACGAGGCAAGCACCCGCACGCGCGTCTCGTTTGAAAACGCCGCCAAAATCATGTCGGCGGATACCACCAGCGTTGCAGCCGCGACCAGCTCCGTGCAGAAGGGAGAAAGTTTGCTGGATACGGTACGCAACCTGCGAGCGATGCGCATTGACTGTCTGGTGATGCGCCACCCGCAGTCGGGATCTGCCCATCTGGTGGCGCAGGCACTGGATATTCCGGTGGTCAACGCGGGCGACGGGATGCACGAACACCCGACACAGGCGCTGCTGGATATGCTCACCATCCGGCAGCACAAGGGCAAACTGGAGGCACTTACCGTTGCCATCGTGGGCGACATCATGCACAGCAGAGTGGCACGAAGCAACCTGTGGGGGCTGACCAAGATGGGCGCGAAGGTGCGTTTTGTGGGACCGGCGACGTTGCTACCGCGCGATGTGCAGCGATTGCCCGTCGAGGTGTATACCGACTTGCGCAGAGGGCTGGAGGGTGCAGACGTGGTGATGGCGTTGCGGTTGCAACAGGAGCGCATGGAACGGGGCTTGTTACCTAGCCTTCGCGAGTACTCACAACGCTGGGGCATCAACGCGAGAGCGCTGGAGGTGACGAAGCCGGATTGCATCGTCATGCACCCGGGTCCTATGAACCGCGGGGTGGAGATTGCTGACGATGTGGCGGATGGCGGGCGTTCGGTCATTCTGGAGCAGGTGACCAACGGTGTGGCAGTCCGCATGGCGGTGCTGTATCATCTTCTGGGCGGGGAGGCGGCAGCATGA
- a CDS encoding UDP-glucose 4-epimerase GalE — translation MICVIGGAGYIGSHCVKRLLERGYDVVTLDNLETGHRAAVVGGEFVQGDYTDRHTLDALFRSYTIECVMHFAAYASVAESMTDPAKFYRLNVVGGYTLLESMRAHHIPYLIFSSSAATYGEPRQIPIPEDHPQEPTNAYGETKRAFEQMLRWYEVAFGLRSISLRYFNAAGADPDGQLGEDHHPETHLIPLVLLTALGKRPVIKIFGTDYDTPDGTAIRDYIHVTDLADAHILAYEALKRGAPSTAYNLGNGLGYSVREVIRTAEQVVGRPIPQEEAPRRAGDPARLVASAHRAKHELGWQPQYADLRTIIETAWRWHFTHPDGYADRE, via the coding sequence ATGATTTGCGTTATCGGGGGGGCGGGCTACATCGGCTCGCACTGTGTGAAACGGCTACTGGAGCGCGGTTACGACGTGGTCACTCTGGATAATCTGGAAACAGGACATCGCGCAGCTGTTGTCGGCGGCGAGTTCGTACAGGGTGATTACACCGACCGCCATACTCTGGACGCGCTGTTCCGCAGCTACACGATAGAGTGCGTGATGCACTTTGCCGCGTACGCCTCTGTCGCCGAGAGCATGACCGACCCTGCCAAATTCTACCGTCTGAACGTGGTGGGCGGATATACTCTACTGGAATCAATGCGTGCACATCATATCCCTTATCTCATCTTTTCCTCCAGCGCAGCCACCTACGGGGAACCCCGCCAGATACCCATCCCCGAAGACCATCCTCAGGAGCCGACCAATGCCTACGGAGAGACCAAACGCGCTTTTGAGCAGATGCTGCGCTGGTATGAGGTGGCGTTCGGCTTGCGTTCCATCAGCCTGCGCTATTTCAACGCCGCCGGCGCAGACCCCGACGGGCAACTGGGTGAGGACCACCATCCCGAAACGCATCTGATTCCCCTCGTGTTACTTACTGCGTTAGGCAAGCGACCTGTCATCAAGATATTCGGCACCGATTACGATACCCCCGACGGAACCGCCATCCGCGACTACATACACGTCACCGACCTGGCGGATGCGCACATCCTCGCCTACGAAGCACTGAAACGCGGTGCGCCCTCCACCGCTTACAACCTGGGCAACGGGCTGGGTTACTCGGTGCGCGAGGTCATTCGCACCGCTGAACAAGTGGTTGGGCGCCCTATCCCGCAAGAGGAGGCTCCCCGCCGTGCTGGAGACCCCGCCCGGCTGGTGGCAAGTGCGCACCGTGCCAAACACGAGCTGGGCTGGCAGCCTCAGTATGCTGACCTACGCACCATTATCGAGACCGCATGGCGATGGCACTTCACCCACCCTGACGGCTATGCCGATAGGGAGTAG
- the carA gene encoding carbamoyl-phosphate synthase small chain yields the protein MKALLALEDGVTFEGEAIGAPGTVVGEVVFNTGMTGYQEILTDPSYAGQIVTLTYPLIGNYGINEEDDESRRIQVSALVVREACEHPSNWRARRSLREHLRANGIPGIHGIDTRALTRRLRAAGVMMGILTTELTREEALRHLQASPRYDQFNYVRMVTTPEPYAWDAEGMKPVDAPTLPGTRYRLTLVDCGLKYNILRRFAALGSRVTVLPCTATAEDILATRPDGVALSPGPGDPALLGDIVEQVRRLIGKVPIFGICLGNQLIGAAFGAKTFKLKFGHRGCNHPVKDLRSGQVTITSQNHGYAVDPSGLESGMEVWQINLNDGTVEGLRHTSLPIFTLQYHPEASPGPRDSDPYFAEFLRLIDESKG from the coding sequence ATGAAGGCGTTACTGGCTCTGGAGGATGGAGTAACCTTTGAGGGCGAGGCGATTGGCGCACCGGGTACGGTGGTCGGCGAGGTGGTCTTCAACACCGGCATGACCGGTTATCAAGAGATACTCACCGACCCCTCGTATGCCGGGCAGATTGTGACGCTAACCTATCCACTTATCGGCAACTACGGAATCAACGAAGAAGATGACGAATCGCGGCGCATTCAGGTCTCTGCGCTGGTGGTACGGGAGGCGTGTGAACATCCCAGCAACTGGCGTGCTCGCCGGAGCCTGCGCGAACACCTGCGGGCGAACGGAATCCCCGGCATTCACGGCATCGACACACGCGCCCTGACGCGCCGACTGCGTGCGGCAGGGGTGATGATGGGTATCCTGACCACCGAGCTGACCCGTGAGGAGGCGCTGCGCCACTTGCAGGCGTCACCCCGTTACGACCAGTTCAACTATGTGCGCATGGTCACCACACCGGAGCCGTACGCATGGGATGCGGAAGGAATGAAACCTGTGGACGCCCCGACACTACCCGGCACACGCTATCGCCTCACGCTAGTAGACTGTGGGCTGAAGTACAATATCCTCAGGAGATTCGCCGCGCTGGGCAGTCGGGTGACGGTGTTGCCCTGTACGGCTACGGCGGAGGACATACTGGCGACACGTCCGGACGGTGTAGCCCTCTCACCCGGACCTGGCGACCCTGCCTTGCTGGGTGACATTGTGGAACAAGTGCGCCGCCTGATAGGCAAAGTGCCTATTTTCGGCATCTGCTTAGGCAACCAGCTGATAGGTGCAGCCTTCGGCGCGAAGACCTTCAAGCTGAAGTTCGGGCATCGGGGGTGCAATCACCCCGTCAAAGACCTGCGCTCCGGGCAGGTCACAATTACTTCGCAGAACCATGGTTACGCCGTGGACCCGTCGGGGCTGGAATCGGGGATGGAAGTGTGGCAGATTAACCTGAACGACGGCACGGTGGAAGGCTTGCGACATACATCGCTGCCTATCTTCACCTTGCAGTATCACCCAGAGGCGTCGCCTGGTCCACGCGACAGCGATCCATACTTCGCGGAGTTTTTGCGGCTCATTGACGAGAGCAAAGGATAG
- the xerD gene encoding tyrosine recombinase XerD yields the protein MQNASLHITDTSTLYVTLQLWLEALQARGASARTLKNYRESVTPFITFLTQQGCFALEDVQPVHIRRWLLHRQQQNLSTHTLHNSYRNPRAFWNWCIREGLTEHNPFAKVEPPKREQVLKPALTPEEVEKLLQACTGKDWLNLRDRALILLLLDTGLRIHECHQLRVGDVAGDTVVIKGKGGKQRVVVLSAEVRLAVQRYLKAYQTQHGVKLQADSPLWWGASGALTLHGIKLAVRKAGKRAGLRLGAHQLRRTFATWSLRAGIDLEHLRLLMGHSDLKTTQVYLSLVEQDLKQAHQQHSPLNLLRGRR from the coding sequence ATGCAGAACGCCAGCCTGCACATCACTGACACAAGCACGCTGTATGTTACTCTACAGCTGTGGTTAGAGGCTTTACAGGCACGTGGAGCCTCTGCACGGACACTCAAAAACTACCGTGAAAGCGTAACGCCTTTCATCACCTTCCTGACACAGCAAGGTTGCTTCGCCTTAGAGGACGTGCAACCTGTGCACATCCGCAGGTGGTTACTCCACCGCCAGCAGCAGAACCTCAGCACGCATACCCTGCACAATAGCTACCGCAACCCTCGCGCTTTCTGGAACTGGTGCATCCGTGAGGGACTGACCGAACACAACCCCTTCGCGAAGGTGGAACCGCCCAAGCGCGAACAGGTGCTTAAACCTGCCCTGACGCCTGAAGAGGTGGAGAAACTGCTGCAGGCGTGCACTGGCAAGGACTGGCTGAATCTTCGCGACAGGGCATTGATTCTGCTGTTGCTGGACACGGGACTGCGCATCCACGAGTGTCACCAGTTGCGCGTGGGCGACGTAGCAGGTGACACGGTAGTCATCAAGGGCAAAGGCGGTAAACAGCGCGTGGTGGTGTTGAGTGCAGAGGTGAGGCTTGCGGTGCAACGTTACCTGAAGGCTTACCAGACACAGCACGGTGTGAAACTGCAGGCAGACAGCCCTCTGTGGTGGGGAGCCTCTGGCGCGTTGACCCTGCACGGCATCAAGCTGGCAGTGCGCAAGGCAGGCAAGCGTGCAGGCTTGCGGTTGGGAGCGCACCAGTTAAGGCGCACCTTCGCCACGTGGAGCCTGCGTGCAGGGATTGACCTGGAGCACCTGAGGCTTCTCATGGGACACAGCGACCTGAAGACGACGCAGGTATACCTGTCTCTGGTGGAGCAAGACCTGAAGCAGGCGCACCAGCAACACAGTCCGTTGAATCTTCTCAGAGGGCGCAGGTAG
- a CDS encoding flagellar biosynthesis protein FlhB, whose translation MPAEERTEQATPRRRQEARRRGQVARSVELSSVAVFLAVVMALKAASEGALQGAIESIRFALTNLSHTEFSPALALSFASGCLSHAAKAFLPVIGVAMVVGVVVNLLQVGVMFTAEPLAPNWARLNPVTGFTRLFSRRAFVESVKTLLKVLLIGWLTFSAVRADAAMLLRTSEIDPLMVLMLVGQLLYKMAWRVGLAMLVLALLDYGFQRWEYEKSLRMTKEEVKQEMKQTEGDPQVKSRIRARQQAIARRRMMQAVPKADVVVTNPTHYAVALQYDAQKMAAPTVVAKGMNLIALRIREIAQQHGVPIVENPPLAQSLYRTVEVGQQIPPELYQAVAEVLAYVYQLRRR comes from the coding sequence ATGCCTGCTGAAGAACGTACCGAACAAGCTACACCGCGACGACGGCAAGAGGCGCGCCGACGAGGACAGGTCGCCCGGTCGGTGGAGCTGTCGTCGGTGGCGGTGTTTCTGGCGGTTGTCATGGCGCTCAAAGCAGCCAGCGAGGGTGCATTGCAGGGGGCGATAGAGTCCATCCGCTTCGCGCTGACCAACCTCAGTCACACCGAGTTCTCACCTGCGCTTGCGCTTTCGTTCGCCTCAGGTTGCCTCAGCCACGCCGCGAAGGCGTTCCTGCCCGTGATCGGCGTGGCAATGGTAGTAGGCGTGGTGGTGAACCTTCTGCAGGTAGGCGTGATGTTCACCGCCGAACCACTCGCTCCCAACTGGGCGCGACTGAACCCTGTGACTGGATTCACCCGCCTCTTCTCTCGTCGTGCGTTTGTGGAGAGCGTGAAGACCCTGCTGAAGGTGTTGCTTATCGGCTGGCTCACCTTCTCGGCAGTGCGGGCGGACGCAGCCATGCTTTTGCGCACCAGCGAGATCGACCCACTCATGGTGCTGATGTTGGTGGGGCAACTGCTATACAAGATGGCGTGGCGCGTGGGGTTAGCCATGCTGGTGCTGGCGTTGCTAGACTACGGTTTCCAGCGGTGGGAATACGAGAAGAGCCTGCGCATGACCAAAGAGGAAGTCAAGCAGGAGATGAAACAGACGGAAGGCGACCCACAGGTGAAGTCGCGCATCCGCGCCCGCCAGCAAGCCATCGCCCGCCGACGCATGATGCAGGCAGTGCCCAAAGCGGATGTGGTCGTGACCAACCCCACGCACTATGCGGTGGCGTTGCAGTACGACGCGCAGAAGATGGCCGCTCCCACGGTGGTGGCGAAGGGCATGAACTTGATAGCGCTGCGCATCCGTGAAATCGCCCAGCAGCACGGCGTGCCGATTGTGGAGAACCCGCCGCTAGCGCAGAGCCTGTACCGCACGGTGGAAGTGGGTCAACAGATACCGCCCGAGCTGTATCAAGCGGTAGCAGAGGTGCTAGCCTACGTGTATCAGCTGCGCAGACGTTAA
- a CDS encoding dehydrogenase, with the protein MRRMKVGVIGCGNISPIYLQAGRVFESIEIVACADLDMEKARARAAEFGIPRVLTPDELLADPEVEIVLNLTVPKAHAEVNLKAIEAGKHVYTEKPLATNREDGRKTVEAARARGVRVGSAPDTFLGGGIQTCRKLIDDGWIGEPVGATAFMTCHGHENWHPSPEFYYEMGGGPMFDMGPYYLTALVNLIGPIRRVSGSARITFPERLITSQPKYGKVVKVETPTHIAGTIDFASGAIGTVVMSFDVWAAQLPRIEIYGTEGTLSVPDPNTFGGPVRLYRPGNRDWMEIPLTHGYTDNSRGLGVADMAAAILTGRAHRANDDLAYHVLDVMQAFLDAAQTGRYVQIESTCERPAPLPIGLRHGQIDV; encoded by the coding sequence ATGCGCCGGATGAAAGTGGGCGTGATTGGCTGTGGCAACATCAGCCCTATCTACCTGCAGGCTGGTAGAGTGTTTGAAAGCATAGAAATCGTAGCGTGCGCCGACCTCGACATGGAAAAGGCGCGTGCTCGTGCTGCCGAGTTCGGCATCCCCAGAGTGCTCACACCTGACGAACTGCTCGCTGACCCCGAAGTGGAAATCGTGCTGAACCTCACTGTGCCCAAAGCGCACGCGGAGGTAAACCTCAAAGCGATCGAGGCGGGGAAGCACGTGTACACCGAGAAACCGCTGGCGACCAACCGCGAGGACGGACGCAAAACGGTCGAAGCCGCCCGCGCGAGGGGAGTACGCGTGGGTTCTGCACCCGATACCTTTCTGGGCGGTGGTATCCAGACATGTCGCAAACTGATTGACGACGGCTGGATCGGCGAGCCAGTGGGCGCAACCGCCTTCATGACCTGTCACGGACACGAGAACTGGCATCCCTCACCGGAGTTCTATTACGAGATGGGCGGCGGACCGATGTTCGACATGGGTCCCTACTACCTCACCGCGCTGGTGAATCTGATAGGTCCCATCCGGCGCGTGAGCGGCTCGGCGCGAATCACTTTCCCCGAACGGCTCATTACCAGCCAGCCCAAATACGGCAAGGTGGTGAAGGTGGAGACGCCCACACACATCGCTGGCACGATAGACTTCGCGAGCGGCGCGATTGGCACGGTGGTTATGAGCTTCGACGTGTGGGCAGCGCAGCTACCGCGCATCGAGATATATGGCACAGAAGGAACCCTCAGCGTACCCGACCCGAACACCTTTGGCGGACCGGTGCGCCTGTACCGACCGGGCAACCGCGACTGGATGGAGATCCCGCTCACGCACGGCTACACCGACAACAGCCGTGGGCTGGGTGTGGCAGACATGGCGGCAGCTATCCTGACAGGCAGAGCACATCGCGCCAACGACGACCTCGCCTACCACGTGCTGGATGTGATGCAGGCGTTTCTGGACGCAGCGCAGACGGGTAGATACGTGCAGATTGAGAGCACTTGTGAACGCCCTGCGCCCCTACCGATAGGACTACGACATGGACAGATAGACGTTTAA
- the pyrR gene encoding bifunctional protein PyrR produces the protein MPTEVKVMDAHEMRRALTRIAHEILERNKGAEDLVLVGILRRGAPLAHRLSRLIEQIEGTAVPVGELDITLYRDDYRTHAVSDIGATNIPVDITDKKVVLVDEVIYTGRTVRAAITALMDLGRPACVQLAVLIDRGHRELPIRPDYVGKNLPTARQEFVEVKLQELHGEDSVCIRKPDEER, from the coding sequence ATGCCCACCGAAGTGAAAGTGATGGATGCCCACGAGATGCGGCGTGCGCTTACCCGCATCGCCCACGAGATTTTAGAGCGCAATAAGGGCGCCGAAGACCTCGTGCTGGTGGGCATCCTGCGGCGAGGGGCACCCCTGGCGCACCGCCTGAGCAGGCTTATCGAACAGATTGAAGGCACCGCTGTGCCTGTTGGAGAGCTGGACATCACCCTCTACCGCGATGACTACCGTACCCATGCCGTCTCCGACATCGGTGCGACAAATATCCCCGTGGACATTACCGACAAGAAGGTTGTTCTGGTAGACGAGGTGATTTACACCGGACGTACTGTTCGCGCCGCTATCACCGCCCTGATGGACCTTGGACGCCCCGCTTGTGTGCAACTGGCGGTGCTGATTGACCGCGGGCATCGCGAACTGCCCATCCGCCCGGACTACGTGGGCAAAAACCTGCCTACCGCACGGCAGGAGTTCGTAGAGGTCAAGTTACAGGAACTGCACGGCGAAGACTCGGTGTGCATCCGCAAACCCGACGAGGAGCGATAG
- the pyrC gene encoding dihydroorotase — MRTIFRRAHVCDPSQGVDKVADVVVDEGKVLAIVEDSTPYDVGGCEVIDCSGLVLTPGLIDLHVHLREPGYEYKEDVQSGTEAAVVGGFSAVCCMPNTDPPLDEPAVIRGLLKRAEAVGLARVYPIAAITKGLQPEGLAEMAALKEAGAVAVTDDAYPLQLAEVLRRGMEYAAQLGLTVMTHCEDKSLTRDACMNEGLTATIMGLRGMPPVAEEIQVARNCLMSLYTGCRLHILHVSTAGAVRIIRWAKEMGAPVTAETCPHYFALTDEACLGYNTNAKMNPPLRTQADCDAIIQGLLDGTIDAIATDHAPHASHEKAQEFALAPFGIVGLETAFALSYTELVSTGRMSLSQLVDKMSCQPAKVLALPGGTLAPGSPADIALFDLRRKWTVRASEFRSKSRNTPFEGWELQGKPVLTMVGGRVLYREGM; from the coding sequence ATGAGAACCATCTTTCGCAGAGCGCACGTGTGTGACCCCTCGCAGGGTGTCGATAAGGTCGCCGATGTGGTGGTGGACGAGGGCAAGGTGCTGGCGATTGTGGAGGACAGCACGCCCTACGATGTGGGCGGTTGTGAAGTAATAGATTGTTCGGGGCTGGTGCTCACCCCAGGACTGATAGACCTGCATGTACACCTGCGCGAGCCGGGCTATGAGTATAAAGAGGACGTGCAATCGGGCACGGAGGCGGCGGTTGTTGGCGGCTTCAGCGCGGTGTGTTGTATGCCCAACACCGACCCGCCGCTGGATGAGCCAGCGGTGATACGCGGTTTGCTGAAGCGGGCAGAAGCGGTGGGCTTGGCGCGAGTGTACCCCATTGCCGCCATCACAAAGGGCCTGCAACCCGAAGGGTTAGCCGAGATGGCTGCATTGAAAGAGGCGGGCGCAGTGGCGGTGACCGATGACGCCTATCCCCTGCAGCTGGCGGAAGTGCTGAGGCGGGGGATGGAGTACGCCGCGCAGCTGGGTTTGACGGTCATGACGCACTGCGAGGATAAATCGCTGACCCGTGATGCGTGCATGAACGAGGGTTTGACTGCTACTATCATGGGCTTGCGCGGGATGCCGCCCGTCGCGGAGGAGATACAGGTGGCGCGAAACTGCCTGATGAGTTTGTACACAGGGTGTCGGCTGCATATCCTGCACGTGTCTACGGCGGGCGCGGTACGAATCATCCGCTGGGCGAAGGAGATGGGCGCACCTGTGACGGCAGAAACCTGCCCCCACTACTTTGCGCTGACCGATGAGGCATGCCTGGGTTACAACACCAACGCCAAGATGAACCCACCCCTGCGTACACAGGCGGACTGTGATGCTATCATCCAGGGGCTGCTGGACGGCACGATAGATGCCATCGCCACCGACCATGCGCCGCACGCTTCGCATGAGAAGGCGCAGGAGTTCGCACTCGCGCCTTTTGGTATCGTCGGGCTCGAGACAGCCTTCGCCCTTTCCTATACGGAGCTGGTGTCCACGGGCAGGATGAGCCTGAGCCAGCTGGTAGACAAGATGAGCTGCCAGCCGGCGAAGGTGCTGGCATTGCCGGGCGGCACGCTGGCACCGGGCTCACCGGCAGACATCGCGCTATTTGACCTGCGCCGAAAGTGGACAGTGCGCGCCAGCGAGTTTCGCTCTAAATCGCGCAACACGCCCTTTGAGGGCTGGGAGCTGCAGGGCAAACCGGTGCTGACGATGGTGGGCGGCAGAGTGTTATATCGGGAAGGGATGTAG
- a CDS encoding amidohydrolase has translation MPETLLNNVKIYTMDDSQPVASAMVWQDETILAVGEAEDLSVRYPQAKRVDGGGLFVVPGFNDCHCHILAYGLDLSAANLSPEHAPDIPSLITRLRRWAEEHPDAQWITGSFYDQNRMTERRHPTRYELDQVSAEKPVFIEHTSKHGGVANSTALRIAGITRETPDPPGGTIERDAQGEPTGVLLESAVDLVTRHQPPLSHAQRVRAVHLAAQAMAEKGITAAADASTGWGDLQGEIAAYAQAVNEGAPLRVTLMILAGALRHAGMWMRPQDIRTGCDGVRVGIAKVFSDGALTTRTAALKEPFVDTGTTGMLVHREEELEEYVMGTHRAGWQIATHAIGDRAIETMLRFYKRALQEYPRADVRHRIEHCMLLDDGLIARLRQLGVVAVLQPEFVARLGDAYRYGLGEERARRLNRVTSLLKAGVPVAFSSDCPVVPGAPLDGIRAAMERKTPLGVVLGESERVDALTAIRLYTRGSAYAVHDEGYTGSLGAGKRADFVVLSRDPAATPVEEWEDVRVVATVFGGRMVAGRFE, from the coding sequence ATGCCTGAGACTCTGCTTAACAACGTCAAGATATACACGATGGACGACAGCCAGCCCGTCGCCAGTGCGATGGTATGGCAAGATGAGACCATTCTGGCGGTCGGTGAAGCGGAAGACCTTTCCGTGCGCTATCCGCAAGCAAAGCGAGTGGATGGCGGTGGGCTGTTTGTAGTTCCCGGCTTCAACGATTGCCACTGCCATATTCTGGCGTACGGCTTGGACCTGAGCGCGGCGAACCTCAGTCCTGAACACGCACCCGATATTCCCAGCCTTATCACGCGGTTGCGTCGCTGGGCAGAGGAGCACCCGGATGCGCAGTGGATTACAGGTAGCTTCTACGACCAGAACCGGATGACAGAGCGCAGGCATCCGACGCGCTATGAGCTGGATCAGGTCAGTGCGGAGAAGCCGGTGTTCATCGAACATACCAGCAAGCACGGCGGGGTGGCTAACTCCACTGCACTGCGAATCGCGGGCATCACCCGCGAGACGCCTGACCCGCCCGGTGGCACCATCGAACGAGATGCGCAAGGCGAGCCAACAGGCGTACTGCTGGAGAGTGCGGTGGATTTGGTCACCAGACACCAGCCACCGCTTTCGCATGCGCAGCGCGTTCGGGCGGTGCATCTGGCGGCGCAGGCGATGGCGGAAAAAGGCATTACCGCCGCTGCAGACGCTAGCACCGGCTGGGGCGACCTGCAGGGGGAAATCGCCGCCTACGCGCAGGCGGTGAACGAGGGCGCGCCTTTGCGAGTGACCCTGATGATACTGGCAGGCGCGCTGAGGCATGCGGGCATGTGGATGCGACCTCAGGACATCCGCACGGGGTGTGACGGTGTGCGAGTGGGTATCGCAAAGGTGTTTTCCGATGGGGCGTTGACCACCCGCACCGCTGCGCTCAAGGAGCCGTTTGTAGACACCGGCACGACGGGAATGCTGGTGCATCGCGAAGAAGAACTGGAGGAGTACGTGATGGGCACACACCGCGCGGGATGGCAGATTGCCACGCATGCCATCGGTGACCGCGCGATAGAGACGATGCTGCGCTTTTACAAAAGGGCATTGCAAGAGTATCCGCGGGCGGATGTGCGTCATCGTATCGAGCACTGCATGTTGCTGGATGATGGTCTCATTGCTCGCCTGCGCCAGCTGGGGGTGGTCGCGGTGCTGCAACCCGAGTTTGTAGCGCGACTGGGTGATGCCTACCGTTACGGTCTGGGCGAAGAACGGGCGCGACGGCTGAATCGGGTGACATCCCTATTGAAAGCAGGCGTCCCCGTTGCGTTCAGCTCCGATTGTCCGGTGGTGCCGGGCGCACCTCTGGACGGTATCCGCGCAGCGATGGAGCGCAAGACACCGCTTGGCGTGGTGCTGGGCGAGAGCGAGCGGGTAGATGCGCTGACCGCTATCCGCCTGTACACGAGAGGCTCGGCGTACGCGGTACACGATGAGGGGTATACAGGCTCACTGGGTGCGGGCAAGCGGGCGGATTTCGTGGTGCTCAGCCGCGACCCGGCGGCGACCCCTGTAGAGGAATGGGAGGACGTGCGTGTGGTGGCTACCGTTTTCGGCGGCAGGATGGTGGCAGGGAGGTTCGAATGA